The proteins below come from a single Myripristis murdjan chromosome 10, fMyrMur1.1, whole genome shotgun sequence genomic window:
- the rab9b gene encoding ras-related protein Rab-9B, with translation MSGKSLLLKVILLGDGGVGKSSLMNRYVTDRFDSQSFHTIGVEFLNRDLEVDGRLVTLQIWDTAGQERFKSLRTPFYRGADCCLLTFAVDDLQSFQNLGCWKKEFMYYSDIKDPERFPFVVLGNKVDKEQREVGEDEARAWCEENGCCPYFETSAKDDTNVTAAFEAAVREVLAAEDQIDHALLSSTIDLHGNRKTSRSSCC, from the coding sequence ATGAGTGGGAAGAGTCTGCTGCTTAAGGTGATCCTGCTGGGGGATGGCGGAGTGGGCAAGTCCTCCCTGATGAACCGCTACGTCACAGACCGCTTCGATTCCCAGTCCTTCCACACCATTGGCGTGGAGTTCCTCAACCGGGACCTGGAGGTGGACGGGCGCCTGGTCACCCTTCAGATCTGGGACACGGCCGGCCAGGAGCGCTTCAAATCCCTGCGCACGCCCTTCTACCGTGGTGCGGACTGCTGCCTCCTCACCTTCGCTGTGGACGACCTGCAGAGCTTCCAGAACCTGGGCTGCTGGAAGAAGGAGTTCATGTACTACTCGGACATTAAAGACCCTGAACGGTTCCCTTTCGTGGTGCTGGGAAATAAGGTGGACAAGGAGCAaagggaggtgggggaggatGAGGCGCGGGCCTGGTGTGAGGAGAACGGCTGCTGCCCCTACTTTGAGACCAGTGCTAAGGATGACACTAATGTCACGGCTGCGTTCGAGGCGGCTGTCAGGGAGGTTCTTGCTGCCGAGGACCAGATCGACCATGCCCTGTTGAGCAGCACAATCGATCTCCATGGCAACCGCAAAACCTCCCGCTCCTCTTGCTGCTGA